The genomic window GCCGTCGCGACCGGAAAACTCACGTCGCTAGTTTCCTGTATTGGAGCAGCGCGGTTATATTTTGAAGCGGGGCAGGCGGAAATCCCGTTCCAACAATAACTTCGACCACGGACAATTGACCATCGACCAAAACCACCGATCGCAGCTGGTCAATGGTCCATTGTCAATCGGCACTCGGGGATGACAAGCGCATAGTTTTTAGAGGTGCCATGAATTTGTTGATTTTTCAGAGGTTACTTAAATCAGGCAAATGAGACTTGGAATTGACATCCTCCTTGACGAAAATCGATCTAAATTGCTCGGCCGCAGAGTTGGGCTTCTCACCAACTCTGCCTGCGTGGATTCAAAGGGAAGACCCACTCTAGATAGGGTTTTATCGGATGATGAAATCGACCTGAGGGCGATATTCGCCCCTGAGCACGGAATAAATCTGTCCGCACAGGACATGGAACCCGTTCCATCCGAATCTGAACAAAGGAGGAAAGTACCCGTACACAGCCTGTACGGAAACTCCGTAGAATCGCTAGTCCCTACGGACGAAGCCCTCTCCTCCATAGACCTGATGCTGATAGATCTTCAGGATATAGGAAGCAGATACTATACTTACGTATGGACGGCGGCGCTTTGTGCGAAAGGCTGTTCCCGAAGGGGGAGAAAGATAATCCTGTGCGACCGCCCCAATCCGATAGGCGGAATCTCTACAGAAGGCGGCGGAATAGAACCGGGGTTTGAATCATTTGTGGGGCTGTATTCGGTGCCAAACAGGCATGGAATGACGATCGCTGAGATTGTTCACTATGTGAACAATAATGAGCATATCGGCGCAAACATGGATATCATAAAGATGGATGGATGGCAAAGACAGATGCTGTGGAATGATACCGGCCTCAGTTGGCACAATCCATCTCCGAATATGCGTTCGCTAGCTGCCGCACTTCTATATCCGGGGATGTGCCTCATTGAGGCCACCAATCTTTCCGAGGGACGGGGAACCGATGAACCATTCATCCTCGTAGGCGCACCGTTTATATCAGCTGATAAAATATCGTCGGAATTTAACGCCCTCTCGCTCCCTGGAATCATCGCCGAACCGGCGAGCTTCACGCCCAATCGTCAAAAATGGAGAGGAGAACGGTGCGAGGGGGTCCGCTGGAAAATTATCGATAGAAATACATTCCGCCCATATCTGACTGGCCTTGTCTTCATATGGCTTGTGAAAAAACTTTATGGAGGCCGCGGCTTTGAGTGGCGCAAAGATCCCTACGAATTCGTCAGCGATATCCCTGCGATAGATCTTTTGACCGGGTCTGCGCAATTCAGAAAAAAAATCGACAGCAGTTCTATGGAAGACCTCTTAAAACTATCTGAAACCCCGCAAGAATTTGCAGATAGAATCTCCGGTTATCTTTTGTATTGAATAGTTAAGGAACCTCTGAAAAATCAGCAATCCTCTCGAGATCGTATTATATGTAGTAGCCAAGACTTGATCTGACAGTTGGCACCCTCCGGGGTGTCTGTCAGTTTAAGTCTTGGCTACTACACTCTCACGTGCAAACAACTAAATCTTACACCTTTATTGCGGAGAGGGAGGGATTCGAACCCTCGGTACCCTTTTGAGGTACAACTGCTTAGCAGGCAGCTGGAATCAGCCACTCTCCCACCTCTCCCCCACCACTAAACCGTTGGTGGGGCCCCGTACCCCACAACGTCTTAATGTGGGGCCACCCCTCGCTATTTATA from Myxococcales bacterium includes these protein-coding regions:
- a CDS encoding DUF1343 domain-containing protein, with the protein product MRLGIDILLDENRSKLLGRRVGLLTNSACVDSKGRPTLDRVLSDDEIDLRAIFAPEHGINLSAQDMEPVPSESEQRRKVPVHSLYGNSVESLVPTDEALSSIDLMLIDLQDIGSRYYTYVWTAALCAKGCSRRGRKIILCDRPNPIGGISTEGGGIEPGFESFVGLYSVPNRHGMTIAEIVHYVNNNEHIGANMDIIKMDGWQRQMLWNDTGLSWHNPSPNMRSLAAALLYPGMCLIEATNLSEGRGTDEPFILVGAPFISADKISSEFNALSLPGIIAEPASFTPNRQKWRGERCEGVRWKIIDRNTFRPYLTGLVFIWLVKKLYGGRGFEWRKDPYEFVSDIPAIDLLTGSAQFRKKIDSSSMEDLLKLSETPQEFADRISGYLLY